The following coding sequences are from one Arcobacter nitrofigilis DSM 7299 window:
- the pyrC gene encoding dihydroorotase: MSKEITLNSPLDMHLHLRDAEMLKLVGPLTSKTFAGALVMPNLVPPITTKEALLSYKSRILEACKGDTFEPFMTLFFQEYSREFLEEVKDEIIGIKLYPAGITTNSENGVAAIDAQSLRPTLEAMSDLGIPLCVHGETNGFVMDREKEFMPIYEGLAKSFPKLKIIMEHITTKDAVDLLDKYDNLYATITLHHLIITLDDVAGGMLQPHLFCKPIAKRYEDRDSLLNAAITGNPKVMFGSDSAPHPKHKKESCGCAAGVFTSPIALQVLAELFEKHDSLDNLNAFLSLNAQKIYDFKALKKDITLVKEEFTVPNIYEDFGENVVPMYNNQKLAWSIK; encoded by the coding sequence GTGAGTAAAGAAATAACTCTTAACTCTCCTTTAGATATGCATCTTCATCTAAGAGATGCAGAGATGTTAAAATTAGTAGGACCACTTACTTCAAAAACTTTTGCTGGTGCTTTGGTTATGCCAAACCTTGTACCTCCTATTACAACAAAAGAGGCTTTATTATCTTATAAGTCTAGAATACTTGAAGCATGTAAAGGTGATACTTTTGAACCTTTTATGACTCTGTTTTTTCAAGAATATTCAAGGGAATTCTTAGAAGAAGTAAAAGATGAAATCATAGGTATAAAACTATATCCTGCTGGAATTACTACAAACTCAGAAAATGGAGTAGCAGCTATAGATGCCCAAAGTCTAAGACCCACTTTAGAGGCTATGAGTGATTTAGGTATTCCTTTATGTGTACATGGTGAAACTAATGGATTTGTAATGGATAGGGAAAAAGAGTTTATGCCAATATATGAAGGTTTGGCAAAAAGTTTTCCTAAATTGAAAATTATTATGGAACACATTACTACTAAAGATGCTGTTGATTTATTAGATAAATATGATAATTTATATGCGACAATTACTTTACACCATTTGATAATAACTTTAGATGATGTAGCAGGTGGAATGCTTCAACCACACCTTTTTTGTAAACCAATAGCAAAAAGATATGAAGATAGAGATTCTTTATTGAATGCAGCAATTACTGGTAATCCAAAGGTTATGTTTGGTTCTGATTCTGCTCCACATCCTAAGCATAAAAAAGAGTCTTGTGGTTGTGCAGCTGGTGTTTTTACTTCGCCTATTGCTCTGCAAGTTTTAGCTGAACTTTTTGAGAAACATGATAGTTTAGATAATCTAAATGCTTTTTTAAGCCTAAACGCCCAAAAGATATATGACTTTAAAGCTTTAAAAAAAGATATTACGTTGGTAAAAGAAGAGTTTACTGTACCTAATATTTATGAAGATTTTGGTGAAAATGTTGTACCTATGTACAATAATCAAAAGTTAGCTTGGAGTATAAAGTAA
- a CDS encoding flagellar biosynthetic protein FliQ, whose protein sequence is MNMDLMGIAQSTVKIILLLALPSLLVSMVIGLLISVFQAVTQISDAALSFVPKVIFVSIFILISLPWIGDNVSTYTKELWNMILIYGNNG, encoded by the coding sequence ATGAACATGGATTTAATGGGTATTGCACAAAGTACAGTAAAAATTATTCTTTTATTAGCTTTGCCTTCTTTACTTGTTAGTATGGTAATTGGATTATTAATTTCTGTATTTCAAGCCGTAACCCAAATCTCTGATGCAGCACTATCTTTTGTACCAAAAGTTATTTTTGTATCTATTTTTATTCTGATTTCTTTGCCTTGGATTGGGGATAATGTAAGCACATATACTAAAGAGTTATGGAATATGATTTTAATATATGGGAATAATGGATGA
- a CDS encoding flagellar basal body P-ring protein FlgI: MKFIFIFFLFFTSIYAQTIKDITNIVGIRENQLLGYGLVVGLAGTGDKSTFTMQSLQNLLRNSYIKIPTSSIKSKNIAAVMVTAMLPPFARQGDKIKVKISAIGDAKSINNGELLLTQLKGVDGNVYGLAQGTIIADRDNETTGMIYEGAMIENEVPFTLRDEKNLTLSLIKASATDADMIQRKINEKFGAKIAFAEDTRTVTVKKPPNISMVRFIAQVQTINLDSTFKKRIIIDLNRQMIISGNEVPIGPVTVSKDNFIIRIKKSDLNNEQWDNVEVNKGMNIGDDIVIADKPIVDLDNTMINTKGQPKVSDLVRAMKVMKLPMSDIIDTLKLIKELGALDAELEIRG; encoded by the coding sequence TTGAAATTCATTTTTATATTTTTTTTATTTTTTACATCAATATACGCTCAAACAATAAAAGACATTACAAATATTGTCGGAATTAGAGAAAACCAACTCTTAGGTTATGGTTTAGTTGTAGGACTTGCAGGGACTGGTGATAAATCAACTTTTACTATGCAAAGTTTACAAAACTTACTTAGAAATTCATATATTAAAATACCAACTTCATCTATTAAATCAAAAAATATTGCAGCTGTTATGGTAACTGCTATGCTTCCACCTTTTGCAAGACAAGGGGACAAAATAAAAGTAAAAATTTCTGCTATTGGTGATGCAAAATCAATCAATAATGGTGAGCTTTTATTGACCCAATTAAAAGGTGTAGATGGTAATGTTTATGGTCTAGCACAAGGTACAATTATTGCTGATAGAGATAATGAAACTACAGGTATGATTTATGAAGGTGCTATGATTGAAAATGAAGTTCCATTTACATTAAGAGATGAAAAAAACTTAACACTAAGTTTAATAAAAGCCTCTGCTACTGATGCAGATATGATTCAAAGAAAAATCAATGAAAAGTTTGGTGCTAAAATTGCTTTTGCAGAAGATACAAGAACTGTAACTGTGAAAAAACCACCTAATATTTCTATGGTTAGATTTATAGCCCAAGTTCAAACTATAAATTTAGATTCAACATTCAAGAAAAGAATTATTATTGATTTAAATAGACAAATGATAATATCAGGAAATGAAGTTCCTATAGGTCCAGTTACTGTTTCTAAAGATAATTTTATTATACGAATCAAAAAATCAGATTTAAATAATGAACAATGGGATAATGTAGAAGTAAATAAAGGAATGAATATTGGTGATGACATAGTAATTGCTGACAAACCCATTGTAGATTTAGATAATACTATGATAAATACTAAAGGACAACCCAAAGTTTCTGATTTAGTACGAGCAATGAAAGTTATGAAACTACCAATGAGTGATATAATTGATACATTAAAGTTAATAAAAGAGTTGGGTGCTCTTGATGCAGAACTTGAGATAAGAGGATAA
- a CDS encoding flagellar basal body-associated FliL family protein, producing the protein MAEEVVEEKPKSGGKGLMIVLIALIVVLLLAVIGGGYFLYSQGVFNPQEEKAMQELGKKEVNNSKEMYKAAINDLVLNITNAKGREKLMKLSFTIKSNDPAIESIVESYKAEIVDVVISQISARSSEELLTVGGKALLKDELVDEINKVLNEATATNSDIQKNSVKEVLFTTFVIK; encoded by the coding sequence ATGGCTGAAGAAGTTGTAGAAGAAAAACCTAAAAGTGGTGGAAAAGGCTTGATGATAGTGCTTATTGCTCTAATTGTTGTTTTATTATTAGCAGTAATTGGAGGAGGATATTTTTTATATTCTCAAGGTGTATTTAATCCACAAGAAGAAAAAGCTATGCAAGAGTTAGGAAAAAAAGAAGTAAATAACTCAAAAGAGATGTATAAAGCTGCGATTAATGATTTAGTATTAAATATTACTAATGCAAAAGGTAGAGAAAAACTTATGAAACTCTCTTTTACTATAAAAAGTAACGACCCTGCAATTGAATCAATAGTTGAGTCATATAAAGCAGAAATAGTCGATGTTGTTATCTCTCAAATAAGTGCTAGAAGTTCAGAAGAACTTTTAACAGTTGGAGGGAAAGCTTTATTAAAAGATGAATTAGTTGATGAAATAAATAAAGTTTTAAATGAAGCAACAGCTACAAATTCTGATATACAAAAAAATAGTGTTAAAGAAGTTTTATTTACAACTTTTGTTATTAAGTAA
- a CDS encoding MotE family protein, translating to MNKFLIIVLILGTHLFAEDTAGTFIKEKKEIIELKKELNQFYTTKEAEYKTRKQELDALLAKIKTEKKNIQDIYDKNQLLLKDIKGEVVTKTSKIYNAMKPKNAAEIFNKLIDDGKIEDVFDIILKLKEAKVTQIMKSMTIKNASKITEKLQNYSVVDESKKGK from the coding sequence TTGAATAAATTTTTGATAATAGTTTTAATTTTAGGGACACATTTATTTGCAGAAGATACAGCAGGAACTTTTATAAAAGAGAAAAAAGAGATTATAGAGTTAAAAAAAGAGTTAAATCAATTTTATACAACAAAAGAAGCTGAATATAAAACAAGAAAGCAAGAACTAGATGCTTTATTAGCTAAAATTAAAACTGAAAAGAAAAATATTCAAGATATATACGATAAAAATCAACTACTGTTAAAAGATATAAAAGGAGAAGTTGTTACAAAGACTTCGAAAATATATAATGCAATGAAACCTAAAAACGCAGCTGAAATATTTAATAAATTGATAGATGATGGAAAAATTGAAGATGTTTTTGATATAATCTTGAAATTAAAAGAAGCAAAAGTCACACAAATAATGAAATCAATGACTATAAAAAATGCTTCGAAGATTACTGAAAAACTTCAAAATTATTCAGTAGTTGATGAAAGTAAGAAAGGGAAATAA
- a CDS encoding P-II family nitrogen regulator gives MKKIEAIIKPFKLEDVKDALTEAGITGMTVSDVKGYGRQQGHSELYRGAEYVVDFLPKIKIELIVANKDVDSTIHLITEASKTGKIGDGKIFVSPIEKIVRIRTGEEDEEAI, from the coding sequence TTGAAAAAAATTGAAGCAATAATCAAACCATTTAAACTAGAGGATGTAAAAGATGCATTAACTGAGGCTGGAATTACAGGTATGACAGTTTCTGATGTAAAAGGTTATGGTAGACAACAAGGTCATTCAGAACTATATAGAGGTGCTGAATATGTTGTAGATTTTTTACCAAAAATCAAAATAGAACTTATAGTTGCAAATAAAGATGTTGATTCAACTATTCATTTAATAACTGAAGCTTCTAAAACTGGGAAAATCGGAGATGGTAAAATATTTGTTTCTCCAATTGAAAAAATTGTTAGAATTAGAACAGGGGAAGAAGACGAGGAAGCAATTTAG
- a CDS encoding ammonium transporter, with amino-acid sequence MDANIAYVIDTFFALFAMTLIIFMVPGFAMLEAGLVRTKNVSAVLMVNTMIYAVASLAFLLVGYSVAFGDFGSDSMSKWAAFLFQMAFVGKVINIMSGGVSERAKVLPLGLFTIVMGALIYPIIVNWSWGSDMLKNTILDLNMYDLAGSTVIHSTGGWALLAAILIIGARRGRYPKEGGVRVIPASNIPLVTLGAFLLWIGWFGFNGGSIGSIASKQSADAVALTIMNTNTAGLSGAILVGLYMYFRYHKLDITMVLNGALGGLVAITAGPNLYDIYTPILIGSIGGVLVIFGVSFFDKLKLDDPVGALSVHLLNGIWGTLAVGIFASNGDNITFLGQLKGVVVVGIFAFISSFIVLYVINKLVPLRAEKDEEMQGLDVDECGLEAYPEFKRAF; translated from the coding sequence ATGGATGCAAATATCGCTTATGTGATTGATACCTTTTTTGCACTTTTTGCAATGACTTTAATCATTTTTATGGTTCCTGGTTTTGCAATGCTAGAAGCTGGACTTGTACGTACTAAAAACGTTAGTGCCGTTTTGATGGTAAATACAATGATTTATGCAGTAGCTTCACTTGCTTTTTTATTGGTTGGTTATTCCGTAGCTTTTGGAGATTTCGGAAGTGATAGTATGAGTAAATGGGCTGCATTTTTATTTCAAATGGCATTTGTTGGGAAAGTTATTAATATAATGTCAGGAGGAGTTAGTGAAAGGGCAAAAGTATTGCCACTTGGATTATTTACAATTGTTATGGGTGCACTAATTTATCCTATTATTGTGAATTGGTCTTGGGGAAGTGATATGTTAAAAAATACTATTTTAGATTTAAATATGTATGATTTGGCAGGTTCAACTGTTATTCACAGCACTGGTGGTTGGGCATTATTAGCTGCAATTTTAATAATTGGTGCTAGACGTGGAAGATATCCAAAAGAAGGAGGAGTTAGAGTAATACCAGCTTCAAATATTCCCCTTGTAACTTTAGGTGCTTTTCTTTTATGGATTGGTTGGTTTGGATTTAATGGAGGAAGCATAGGTTCAATTGCCTCTAAACAGAGTGCCGATGCTGTCGCTTTGACTATTATGAATACAAATACAGCTGGTCTTTCAGGAGCAATTCTTGTGGGTCTTTATATGTATTTTAGATATCATAAACTTGATATTACAATGGTATTAAATGGCGCCCTTGGTGGTTTAGTTGCAATTACAGCAGGTCCAAATTTATATGATATTTATACTCCTATTTTAATAGGTTCTATTGGTGGAGTTTTAGTAATCTTTGGAGTTAGTTTTTTTGATAAGTTAAAACTAGATGATCCAGTTGGAGCCTTATCAGTTCATTTATTAAATGGTATTTGGGGAACTTTAGCTGTTGGTATTTTTGCTTCAAATGGAGATAATATAACATTTTTAGGACAATTAAAAGGTGTAGTAGTTGTCGGAATATTTGCTTTTATTTCGTCTTTTATCGTATTATACGTAATTAATAAGCTAGTGCCATTAAGAGCAGAGAAAGATGAAGAGATGCAAGGATTGGATGTAGATGAGTGTGGACTTGAAGCCTATCCAGAGTTTAAACGAGCATTTTAA
- a CDS encoding P-II family nitrogen regulator, with protein sequence MKKIEAIIKPFKLEDVKEALVESGVTGMTVTDVKGYGRQQGHSELYRGAEYIVDFLAKIKIELIVNDEDVDKTIATISDAAKTGKIGDGKIFVTPIENVVRIRTGETGSEAV encoded by the coding sequence ATGAAAAAAATCGAAGCAATCATCAAGCCTTTTAAACTTGAAGATGTAAAAGAGGCTTTAGTTGAAAGTGGTGTTACAGGTATGACTGTAACTGATGTAAAAGGTTATGGTAGACAACAAGGTCACTCTGAATTATATAGAGGTGCTGAGTATATTGTTGACTTTTTAGCTAAAATCAAAATTGAATTAATAGTAAATGATGAAGATGTAGATAAAACTATTGCAACTATTTCAGATGCAGCAAAAACTGGTAAAATCGGAGATGGTAAAATTTTCGTTACACCTATTGAAAATGTTGTTAGAATTAGAACTGGTGAAACTGGTAGCGAAGCAGTTTAG
- a CDS encoding flagellar basal body L-ring protein FlgH, with the protein MRSKYFLILACAFLLNSCAPVEQELKFDKPPAQVLKPKPKVTYNKGSLYSRKGPSLFADKKDLQVGDIIQVVIDESLTSNTSNKRELTNTSAETMGGGVISPATGNNLPLNSTVQSVANKINSIGGVQFNSNSNSSFKGKVKANADESFSTTLSVIIEETYQNGNYYIKGSKEMLIDEQKQEIIISGVIRPYDISPDNSIKSSQIANLKVLYKKDGEEQDVMHQPWGTKLLKMLWPF; encoded by the coding sequence ATGAGAAGTAAATATTTTTTAATTTTAGCATGTGCATTTCTTTTAAACTCTTGTGCCCCAGTTGAACAAGAATTAAAATTTGATAAACCTCCTGCACAAGTACTTAAACCAAAACCTAAAGTTACATATAATAAGGGTTCTTTGTATTCTAGAAAAGGTCCTTCTTTATTTGCTGATAAAAAAGACTTACAAGTAGGAGATATAATTCAAGTAGTTATTGATGAGTCTTTAACTTCTAATACTAGTAATAAAAGAGAACTTACAAATACAAGTGCTGAAACAATGGGTGGTGGAGTAATATCTCCAGCTACTGGGAATAATCTTCCTTTAAATTCTACAGTTCAATCTGTTGCAAATAAGATCAATAGCATTGGGGGTGTTCAATTTAACTCCAATAGTAATAGTTCTTTCAAAGGAAAAGTAAAAGCAAATGCTGATGAATCTTTTTCTACGACACTTTCTGTTATAATAGAGGAAACATATCAAAATGGGAACTATTATATAAAAGGTTCTAAAGAGATGTTAATAGATGAACAGAAGCAAGAGATAATAATTTCGGGAGTTATTAGGCCTTATGATATAAGTCCAGATAACTCTATAAAGTCATCTCAAATTGCAAATTTAAAAGTTTTGTATAAAAAAGATGGTGAAGAACAAGATGTTATGCATCAACCTTGGGGAACAAAACTACTAAAAATGCTTTGGCCTTTCTGA
- the fliM gene encoding flagellar motor switch protein FliM, protein MAEFLSQDEIDALLDIAEQGEDIDKTAEEPIISKEKNYSIYDFKKPNRISNEQFKAFSTLHDKMLRDLITDLSAMLRKIVDIKLYSIEQMTYGEFILSIPQLTSLNTLSIKPLDGRIVIECNPGISHKIIAELLGSGSVASTDNLDRELTEIEVEIFDHFYKLIVSHLYKAWDEITTLNFKIESRDTNANAIQIISDHEIVLLVVLEFTIDEESGFLSICYPISYIETLLNKIVTKIFAEGRNKKASRKKDITTLISGAKMNIEAIMAETFLKTSEILDLKEGDVIVFNKNSTSATSKLYINKKEKFLAISGLSNNRKAVQIKANIDHEKMETLETLRGMREERIIKAKETQDKIAQLLSERDD, encoded by the coding sequence ATGGCAGAATTTTTAAGTCAAGATGAAATTGATGCTCTTTTAGACATAGCCGAACAAGGCGAAGATATTGATAAAACGGCTGAAGAGCCAATAATATCAAAAGAAAAAAATTATTCAATTTATGACTTTAAAAAACCAAATCGTATCTCAAATGAGCAATTTAAAGCATTCTCAACATTGCATGATAAGATGCTAAGGGACCTTATTACTGACCTTTCAGCCATGCTTAGAAAAATAGTTGACATAAAATTATATTCAATTGAACAAATGACTTATGGTGAGTTTATTTTATCAATTCCACAGTTAACTTCACTAAATACTTTATCTATAAAACCACTTGATGGAAGAATAGTAATTGAGTGTAATCCTGGTATTTCACATAAAATTATTGCAGAGTTATTAGGAAGTGGGTCTGTTGCTTCAACTGATAATTTAGATAGAGAATTAACAGAAATTGAAGTTGAGATTTTTGACCACTTCTATAAACTTATTGTCTCACATTTATACAAAGCTTGGGATGAAATTACAACCCTAAATTTTAAAATAGAATCTAGGGATACAAATGCAAATGCTATTCAAATCATTTCAGATCATGAAATTGTTTTACTGGTTGTTTTAGAATTTACAATTGATGAAGAGTCAGGATTTTTATCTATTTGTTACCCTATTTCTTATATAGAAACTTTATTAAATAAAATTGTTACAAAAATCTTTGCAGAAGGTCGAAATAAAAAAGCGAGTAGAAAAAAAGATATTACAACGTTGATTTCTGGTGCAAAAATGAACATAGAAGCAATTATGGCTGAAACATTTTTGAAAACTTCAGAAATATTAGATTTAAAAGAAGGAGATGTAATAGTATTTAACAAAAACTCAACATCTGCCACATCTAAACTTTATATAAATAAAAAAGAGAAATTTCTAGCAATTAGTGGGCTCTCAAATAATAGAAAAGCTGTTCAAATAAAAGCTAATATTGATCATGAAAAAATGGAAACACTTGAAACACTAAGAGGAATGAGAGAAGAGAGAATTATAAAAGCTAAAGAGACACAAGATAAGATTGCCCAATTATTATCAGAAAGAGACGACTAA